A genomic stretch from Streptomyces sp. QL37 includes:
- a CDS encoding LysR substrate-binding domain-containing protein codes for MHFQQLAYFVAVAEARHFTRAAEEVHVSQPSLSQQIKALENELGAELFSRARGNIALTDAGEALLPLARRILADADTARHEVQELVQLRRGRIRLGATPSVCTGLLPDVLRAFHGAHPGIQLMIEEGGSHDLVRQLARGALDLALLVLPLPAGSPALTTVELLHEDLVVVSSASRPAPGRKGAVHVADLENEPLVMFRHGYDLRELTVAACRAEGFEPSFTVEGGEMDAVLGFVRAGLGVAVVPRMVAVRAGQDLRATPLASPGLRRTIALAHRSDVEPPRAARELQRMLLGAGPPAASSAAGGPGPGGG; via the coding sequence ATGCACTTCCAGCAGCTCGCCTACTTCGTGGCCGTGGCCGAGGCCAGACACTTCACCCGGGCCGCCGAAGAGGTGCATGTGTCGCAGCCCTCCCTCTCCCAGCAGATCAAGGCCCTGGAGAACGAGCTGGGCGCCGAGCTGTTCAGCCGCGCGCGCGGCAACATCGCGCTGACCGACGCGGGCGAGGCGCTGCTGCCGCTCGCCCGCAGGATCCTGGCGGACGCGGACACCGCGCGGCACGAGGTGCAGGAGCTCGTGCAGCTGCGCCGGGGGCGGATCAGGCTCGGCGCCACCCCGAGCGTGTGCACGGGCCTGCTGCCCGACGTGCTGCGCGCCTTCCACGGTGCGCACCCGGGGATCCAGCTCATGATCGAGGAAGGCGGTTCCCACGACCTCGTACGGCAGCTGGCGCGGGGTGCCCTGGATCTCGCGCTGCTCGTGCTGCCCCTGCCCGCGGGGTCACCGGCGCTCACCACGGTGGAGCTGCTCCACGAGGACCTGGTGGTGGTGTCATCGGCGTCCCGGCCCGCACCCGGGCGGAAGGGGGCGGTGCACGTCGCCGATCTGGAGAACGAGCCTCTGGTGATGTTCCGGCACGGCTACGACCTGCGGGAGCTGACCGTCGCCGCGTGCCGGGCGGAGGGCTTCGAGCCCTCGTTCACGGTGGAGGGCGGCGAGATGGACGCCGTACTCGGCTTCGTACGGGCGGGACTCGGCGTCGCGGTCGTGCCCCGCATGGTCGCCGTGCGGGCGGGCCAGGACCTCCGGGCGACACCGCTGGCCTCGCCGGGACTGCGGCGCACGATCGCGCTGGCGCACCGCAGCGACGTCGAACCGCCGCGCGCGGCGCGGGAACTCCAGCGGATGCTCCTGGGGGCGGGGCCGCCCGCCGCGTCCTCAGCCGCCGGCGGGCCGGGCCCGGGCGGCGGCTGA
- a CDS encoding EAL domain-containing protein has translation MSIPAQASGAPDAEPDGPEGRLRRFATIWSRAIFPSTATSMSRPEFEEHLLPLARELSEILHTRVFDATPAHGVGASLVAAHCTDPDALSSTLGVVDSYLVLYCGGNGPVELSTEDGRARCARIQHALAGGFTQALRERTLAEQEAIARSALTARSDAEQALHATEARFRAVFKDAAIGIGIADLDGNILEINDTLTKMFGGLENHVRSHKVNEWVHPEDSPYVWKYYDELVRGEREHYSVEKPYYRNDGTVLWTNLTVSLLRDSEGRPEYQLALMEDTTERRLLNLRLRYEATHDALTGLPNRTLFFERLEKALAPREGMRFGLCYLDLDGFKAINDSLGHAAGDRLLVEVADRLQSCATAPGEMVARLGGDEFVALTTGPHTQDEVHELAGRILSALATPIRLDGRELTVRGSIGVVEGPSGERTAAEVLRSADITMYRAKAAGGNRFALADAEADARAITRHGLTTALPAALDRGEFFIEYQPLVHLGDGSVHGAEALVRWCHPQHGVLGPDRFIPLAEHTGLIVPLGRWVLEESVRQANFWQERHTDGGPLRINVNLSPTQLHHPNLVAETVDVLERSGLEPGALCLEVTESALIGADDDLLKPLRQLAEMGVDIALDDFGTGYSNLANLRRLPVSILKLDRSFTQGMQHHPADPVDLKIVEGIVSLAHSLDLAVTVEGVETGAQAEQLRQLGCDTAQGWYYARPGAPDRIHALLLADAV, from the coding sequence GTGAGCATTCCCGCCCAGGCGTCGGGCGCGCCCGACGCCGAACCCGACGGCCCCGAGGGCCGGCTCCGGAGATTCGCCACCATCTGGAGCCGGGCGATCTTCCCGTCCACCGCCACATCCATGTCCCGTCCCGAGTTCGAGGAGCATCTGCTGCCGCTCGCCCGGGAGCTGAGCGAGATCCTTCACACCCGGGTCTTCGACGCGACACCCGCGCACGGCGTCGGGGCCTCCCTGGTCGCCGCGCACTGCACGGATCCGGACGCCCTGAGCTCCACCCTCGGTGTCGTCGACTCCTACCTGGTCCTCTACTGCGGTGGCAACGGGCCGGTGGAGTTGTCGACCGAGGACGGCCGGGCCCGGTGCGCGCGGATCCAGCACGCGCTGGCCGGCGGGTTCACCCAGGCGCTGCGCGAGCGGACACTCGCCGAGCAGGAGGCGATCGCCCGCTCGGCGCTGACCGCGCGGTCGGACGCCGAACAGGCGCTGCACGCCACCGAGGCGCGTTTCCGTGCCGTGTTCAAGGACGCCGCCATCGGGATCGGCATCGCCGATCTCGACGGGAACATCCTGGAGATCAACGACACCCTCACCAAGATGTTCGGCGGCCTGGAGAACCACGTCCGCAGCCACAAGGTGAACGAGTGGGTGCACCCCGAGGACTCGCCGTACGTCTGGAAGTACTACGACGAGCTGGTGCGTGGCGAGCGCGAGCACTACAGCGTGGAGAAGCCGTACTACCGCAACGACGGCACCGTCCTGTGGACCAACCTCACCGTGTCGCTGCTGCGGGACTCCGAGGGGCGGCCGGAGTACCAGCTGGCGCTCATGGAGGACACCACCGAGCGGCGGCTGCTCAATCTGCGGCTGCGCTACGAGGCCACCCACGACGCGCTCACGGGCCTGCCGAACCGGACACTCTTCTTCGAGCGTCTGGAGAAGGCCCTCGCGCCCAGGGAAGGCATGCGCTTCGGGCTCTGCTATCTGGACCTGGACGGCTTCAAGGCGATCAACGACAGCCTGGGTCACGCGGCGGGGGACCGGCTTCTGGTCGAGGTCGCCGACCGGCTGCAGAGCTGTGCGACCGCCCCCGGCGAGATGGTCGCGCGGCTCGGCGGTGACGAGTTCGTGGCCCTCACCACCGGGCCGCACACCCAGGACGAGGTCCACGAGCTGGCCGGCCGCATCCTCTCCGCGCTCGCCACGCCCATCCGCCTCGACGGCCGGGAGCTGACCGTACGGGGATCCATCGGCGTCGTCGAAGGGCCGTCGGGCGAACGCACCGCCGCCGAGGTGCTCCGCAGCGCCGACATCACGATGTACCGGGCCAAGGCGGCGGGCGGGAACCGCTTCGCGCTCGCCGACGCCGAGGCCGACGCCCGCGCCATCACCCGCCACGGACTCACCACGGCTCTGCCCGCGGCGCTGGACCGCGGCGAGTTCTTCATCGAGTACCAGCCGCTGGTGCATCTCGGGGACGGCAGCGTGCACGGCGCCGAGGCACTGGTGCGCTGGTGTCATCCGCAGCACGGTGTGCTCGGCCCGGACCGGTTCATCCCGCTCGCCGAGCACACCGGGCTGATCGTGCCGCTCGGCCGCTGGGTCCTGGAGGAGTCGGTCCGGCAGGCGAACTTCTGGCAGGAGCGTCACACCGACGGCGGCCCCCTGCGGATCAACGTCAACCTCTCGCCGACCCAGCTGCACCACCCGAACCTGGTCGCCGAGACCGTCGACGTGCTGGAACGCTCCGGCCTGGAGCCCGGTGCCCTCTGTCTGGAGGTCACCGAGTCCGCGCTGATCGGCGCGGACGACGATCTGCTCAAGCCGCTGCGCCAGCTGGCGGAGATGGGCGTCGACATCGCCCTGGACGACTTCGGCACGGGTTACTCGAACCTGGCGAACCTGCGCCGGCTCCCGGTGAGCATCCTCAAGCTGGATCGTTCCTTCACCCAGGGCATGCAGCACCACCCGGCCGACCCGGTCGACCTGAAGATCGTCGAGGGCATCGTCTCGCTCGCCCACAGCCTGGACCTCGCGGTCACGGTCGAGGGCGTCGAGACCGGTGCCCAGGCCGAGCAGTTGCGGCAGCTCGGCTGCGACACCGCCCAGGGCTGGTACTACGCGCGTCCCGGTGCCCCGGACCGGATCCACGCCCTGCTGCTGGCGGACGCGGTCTGA
- a CDS encoding SAM-dependent methyltransferase encodes MERPAWAPQGIDISVPSVSRMYDFYLGGSHNFEVDREAARKAMEFMPGLPKVMQANRAFMRRAVHFATASGVNQFLDIGSGIPTFGNVHEVAQAADPEARIAYVDHDSVAVAHSQAVLEGNERAVIAAADLRKPREILADPQINGLLDLDKPVALLLVAVLHFIEDSDDPYAAVAELRDALAPGSLLVLTHAAYEGIPLSQEEAGGTVGVYRTIRNPLIMRSRTEISRFFEGYEMVEPGLVSMPEWRPESPETLAHEDPFAFSGFAGVGRKA; translated from the coding sequence ATGGAGCGTCCCGCCTGGGCACCGCAAGGCATTGACATCTCGGTGCCGAGCGTGTCTCGCATGTACGACTTCTATCTGGGCGGTTCGCACAATTTCGAGGTGGACAGGGAAGCGGCCCGGAAGGCCATGGAGTTCATGCCGGGCCTGCCCAAGGTCATGCAGGCCAATCGTGCCTTTATGCGACGGGCCGTGCACTTTGCCACTGCTTCAGGCGTCAACCAGTTCCTGGACATAGGGTCCGGTATACCGACTTTCGGCAATGTTCATGAAGTGGCCCAGGCGGCCGATCCCGAGGCCCGGATCGCCTATGTCGACCACGACTCGGTCGCGGTCGCACACAGCCAGGCGGTGCTCGAGGGCAACGAGCGGGCCGTGATCGCCGCCGCGGATCTGCGTAAACCCCGGGAGATCCTGGCGGACCCGCAGATCAACGGCCTCCTCGACCTGGACAAGCCGGTGGCGCTGCTCCTCGTGGCGGTGCTCCACTTCATCGAGGACTCCGACGATCCGTACGCGGCGGTCGCCGAACTGCGCGACGCGCTGGCCCCGGGCAGCCTGCTGGTCCTGACCCACGCCGCGTACGAGGGGATCCCGCTGAGCCAGGAGGAGGCGGGCGGGACCGTCGGCGTCTACCGCACCATCCGCAATCCGCTGATCATGCGTTCGCGCACGGAGATCAGCCGGTTCTTCGAGGGGTACGAGATGGTCGAGCCCGGGCTCGTCTCCATGCCCGAGTGGCGTCCCGAGTCCCCGGAGACGCTCGCGCACGAAGACCCGTTCGCCTTCTCGGGCTTCGCCGGGGTTGGACGCAAGGCGTGA
- a CDS encoding SCO0930 family lipoprotein — protein MDTWRNASLAVTAAALLALTTACGQEKDTASPNGQAVGNAAPAQQPADGGYGSDGGYGSGAATGGTAKEAGQLAVWDSKKLGKVLTDSEGFTLYRFDKDTAEPPRSNCESDCAEAWPAVPARNAEAAAGVEASLIGEVTRADGTGQLTVAGWPMYRYAQDTRPGDAKGQGVGGTWFAAAPEGKKAAVNTDGATGAQAGLAGLSVREDPELGNIVVDKRGMTVYRFKKDSAWPMKSACTGECLKKWPVVGPVEKNDVEGVTTKGFATFDRPDGVKQQSLDCWPLYTFSGDVRPGDTNGQGVGGTWYAVSPDAKLVGASK, from the coding sequence ATGGATACCTGGCGGAACGCCTCGCTCGCGGTGACGGCGGCGGCCCTCCTGGCGCTGACGACGGCGTGCGGTCAGGAGAAGGACACCGCGTCGCCGAACGGCCAGGCGGTGGGGAACGCCGCGCCCGCACAGCAGCCGGCGGACGGCGGCTACGGCTCGGACGGCGGATACGGTTCCGGGGCGGCGACGGGTGGGACGGCGAAGGAGGCCGGGCAACTCGCGGTGTGGGACAGCAAGAAGCTGGGCAAGGTGCTGACCGACAGCGAGGGCTTCACGCTCTACCGCTTCGACAAGGACACCGCCGAACCGCCCCGGTCGAATTGCGAGAGCGACTGCGCCGAGGCGTGGCCCGCGGTGCCGGCCCGGAACGCCGAAGCGGCCGCGGGTGTTGAGGCGTCGCTGATCGGCGAGGTGACCAGGGCCGACGGGACCGGACAGCTGACCGTGGCGGGGTGGCCCATGTACCGCTATGCCCAGGACACCCGGCCCGGTGACGCAAAGGGACAGGGCGTCGGCGGGACCTGGTTCGCCGCCGCTCCGGAGGGAAAGAAAGCGGCGGTGAACACCGACGGGGCCACCGGTGCCCAGGCCGGCCTCGCCGGCCTTTCGGTCCGCGAGGATCCGGAACTCGGGAACATCGTCGTGGACAAACGGGGTATGACGGTTTACCGCTTCAAGAAGGACTCGGCGTGGCCGATGAAGTCCGCGTGCACGGGCGAGTGCCTGAAGAAGTGGCCGGTCGTCGGTCCCGTGGAGAAGAATGACGTCGAAGGCGTCACCACGAAGGGATTCGCCACCTTCGACCGTCCGGACGGCGTCAAGCAGCAGTCGCTCGACTGCTGGCCCCTCTACACCTTCTCCGGCGATGTGCGGCCGGGAGACACCAACGGCCAAGGAGTCGGGGGCACATGGTACGCGGTCTCGCCCGACGCGAAACTGGTCGGAGCCTCCAAGTAA
- a CDS encoding DUF4239 domain-containing protein, which yields MSEWLVLTIAMASACAVVLTIAVLSNRRLAEDDDPSETPDVIEYMTMMIGVVYAIVLGLAIAGVWEGRSAAQESVRLEAQALHEVSARAAVYPVEVRDRIRADVDAYVAHVVGAEWKSMTDHASLTEEGTRLLDRVRADVTEYEPRTDHEGQAYQPLVDQVAAVDDARGARGQNAGATMPGVVWFGLITGAVVTVGLIFTLQIRRTFRELLLAGLFSVLIAFLLFLIWDFDAPFGRGISATTAPFVDLFPHATGG from the coding sequence ATGTCGGAATGGCTTGTTCTGACCATTGCGATGGCCTCGGCATGCGCCGTCGTGCTGACCATCGCCGTCCTGAGCAACCGGCGCCTCGCCGAGGACGACGATCCGTCCGAGACGCCCGACGTCATCGAGTACATGACGATGATGATCGGCGTGGTGTACGCGATCGTGCTCGGCCTTGCCATCGCGGGCGTCTGGGAGGGCCGCAGCGCCGCCCAGGAATCGGTACGCCTGGAGGCGCAGGCACTGCACGAGGTGAGCGCCCGGGCGGCGGTCTACCCGGTCGAGGTCCGCGACCGCATCCGGGCCGACGTCGACGCGTATGTGGCACATGTCGTCGGCGCCGAATGGAAGTCGATGACGGACCACGCGAGTCTCACCGAGGAGGGCACCAGACTTCTCGACCGGGTGCGGGCCGACGTGACGGAGTACGAGCCGCGGACGGACCACGAAGGGCAGGCGTACCAGCCGCTGGTGGACCAGGTGGCCGCCGTCGACGACGCACGGGGGGCCCGGGGGCAGAACGCGGGCGCGACCATGCCGGGAGTCGTCTGGTTCGGTCTGATCACCGGGGCCGTGGTCACGGTCGGGTTGATCTTCACGCTCCAGATCCGCAGAACCTTCCGTGAATTGCTGCTGGCGGGCCTCTTCAGCGTTCTGATCGCCTTCCTGCTCTTCCTCATCTGGGACTTCGACGCCCCCTTCGGGCGGGGGATCTCGGCGACCACGGCCCCGTTCGTCGATCTGTTCCCGCACGCCACGGGCGGATAG
- a CDS encoding class F sortase, which translates to MGRDQWGAERSRRTPWGAIALVMLTGLALMRNGVETSPGPPQPAAAASVAGPRDTTVSAPADGESVQPLPYAPAERIQIPSIEVDAPVVDVNLDPAGWIEAPPAQDPNLAGWYQNGIAPGQRGTSVMVGHVDNLAGPAVFYGLGSLGKGQQIEVSRYDNSVAVFEIYGVEVFSKHDFPGPRVYGDTGYAELRVITCGGGYSKADGYDGNVVVFARLVETR; encoded by the coding sequence ATGGGCCGGGACCAGTGGGGCGCCGAGCGGAGCAGACGCACACCGTGGGGCGCCATCGCCCTGGTGATGCTCACGGGGCTCGCTCTCATGCGCAACGGCGTGGAGACGTCACCCGGACCGCCGCAGCCCGCCGCTGCGGCTTCGGTGGCCGGCCCCCGGGACACCACGGTGTCCGCCCCGGCCGACGGCGAGTCCGTGCAGCCGCTCCCGTACGCCCCTGCCGAGCGCATCCAGATCCCGTCGATCGAGGTAGACGCACCCGTGGTGGATGTGAACCTGGACCCGGCCGGCTGGATCGAGGCGCCGCCGGCCCAGGATCCGAACCTCGCCGGCTGGTACCAGAACGGCATCGCCCCCGGCCAGCGTGGGACCTCCGTGATGGTCGGACACGTCGACAACCTCGCCGGCCCGGCCGTCTTCTACGGACTGGGCTCCCTCGGCAAGGGACAGCAGATCGAGGTGTCCCGCTACGACAACAGCGTCGCGGTGTTCGAGATCTATGGTGTCGAGGTCTTCTCCAAGCACGACTTCCCCGGCCCCCGGGTGTACGGAGACACCGGCTACGCCGAACTCCGGGTCATCACCTGCGGCGGGGGGTACTCGAAGGCCGACGGCTACGACGGGAACGTGGTGGTCTTCGCCCGGCTCGTCGAGACGCGGTAG
- a CDS encoding polysaccharide deacetylase family protein, which produces MKHDQIPAERRTFLRLALTLGAAIAVHTVAADPAGTPARPGGEPPAPAAGPPAGARTAPGAYRLRPMTSTTPPRFRPAAPPVRTRPFEELPELGGDAMVLSFDDGPDPRYTPEILATLRRYGVRAMFFVCGEMAAGNPDLLREMADDGHVVGNHSWSHPLIPKLSRGAIRDELGSTSEVIEKALGAPPLWYRAPYGAWNRNSFEIGAAMGMEPMAWTVDTLDWTTPGTDAIVRRVEKGVAPGVVVLSHDAGGNRSQSVAALRRYLPALIERGYRPTVPHRS; this is translated from the coding sequence ATGAAGCATGATCAGATTCCAGCGGAACGCCGTACCTTCCTGCGCCTCGCCCTCACGCTGGGGGCGGCCATCGCCGTACACACCGTCGCAGCGGATCCGGCCGGGACACCCGCGCGCCCCGGTGGAGAGCCACCGGCGCCGGCCGCCGGGCCTCCGGCCGGCGCCCGGACCGCCCCAGGTGCCTACCGGCTGAGGCCCATGACCTCGACCACGCCGCCCCGCTTCCGGCCCGCCGCGCCGCCCGTCCGCACCCGGCCCTTCGAGGAGCTTCCCGAACTGGGGGGCGACGCCATGGTGCTGAGCTTCGATGACGGCCCCGACCCCCGGTACACCCCGGAGATCCTGGCCACGCTGCGAAGATACGGAGTCCGGGCGATGTTCTTCGTCTGCGGCGAGATGGCCGCAGGCAACCCCGACCTGCTCCGCGAGATGGCGGACGACGGACATGTCGTGGGCAACCACTCCTGGTCGCACCCTCTCATCCCGAAGCTCTCCCGAGGTGCGATCCGGGACGAACTGGGCAGCACGAGCGAGGTGATCGAGAAGGCCCTGGGTGCCCCGCCGCTCTGGTACCGGGCCCCCTACGGAGCCTGGAACCGCAATTCCTTCGAGATCGGCGCCGCGATGGGCATGGAACCGATGGCCTGGACCGTCGACACGCTGGACTGGACCACGCCGGGCACCGACGCCATCGTCCGCCGGGTCGAGAAGGGTGTGGCGCCCGGCGTCGTGGTGCTGTCGCACGACGCGGGCGGAAACCGCTCCCAGAGCGTGGCCGCCCTCCGCCGGTACCTGCCGGCGCTCATCGAGAGGGGGTACCGCCCCACCGTCCCGCACCGCAGCTGA
- a CDS encoding universal stress protein, giving the protein MTDQQHHRFERGTDGPKVIVAGIDGSESSMRAAAYAAGLARRQNAMLALVYVQPVMSAGAALGAPVADATGEVAEGLVSEIRTATERLKDIWNVRWEFHTFHGDPYNGLVTAADELKADAVIVGASESAGHRFIGSVAVRLVKAGRWPVTVVP; this is encoded by the coding sequence GTGACTGACCAGCAACACCACCGCTTCGAGCGCGGCACGGACGGCCCCAAGGTGATCGTCGCGGGCATCGACGGCTCCGAGTCCTCGATGCGGGCCGCGGCGTACGCGGCGGGCCTCGCCCGCCGGCAGAACGCGATGCTCGCTCTCGTCTACGTCCAGCCGGTGATGTCGGCCGGTGCCGCCCTGGGCGCCCCGGTCGCCGACGCGACCGGCGAGGTCGCCGAGGGGCTGGTGAGCGAGATCAGGACGGCGACCGAGCGGCTCAAGGACATATGGAATGTCCGTTGGGAGTTCCATACGTTCCACGGGGACCCGTACAACGGGCTCGTGACGGCCGCCGACGAGCTGAAGGCGGACGCCGTGATCGTGGGCGCGTCGGAGTCCGCCGGGCACCGCTTCATCGGCTCGGTGGCGGTCCGGCTCGTGAAGGCCGGACGCTGGCCGGTCACGGTCGTGCCGTGA
- a CDS encoding CapA family protein: MTKRIRQGAVIAVAGLLATATACTGQQSSPPGFAGRHLSGEQGVNGAGAGGGEGSRAFTLLASGDVLPHSSIIDRAAADAGGRGYDFRPMLKGAAPAVSAADLAICHMETVYGQDGGPYTGYPSFKSPPEVATALRATGFDSCSTASNHSLDDGAQGIGRTLDALDRAKVAHAGSARSAEEASRPTLLRAGKGKNAAKVAHLAYTYGTNDIPLPAGQPWAVDLIEKDRIVADARAARKAGADVVVVSLHWGTEWQDAPDDVQLGLGRELTASGTGERPDIDLILGTHAHVPQAYEKVNGTWIVYGMGDQVAGAMVNHEGVQDPRANESSMARFTFEPPAKAGQRWAVRKAEFIPQWFDPEAGRVVGLGPEAADPAGETGGRLREIRDRIQAVVLSRGAAQDGLVAGR; this comes from the coding sequence ATGACGAAGCGCATCCGACAGGGCGCGGTGATCGCCGTCGCCGGCCTCCTCGCCACCGCAACGGCCTGTACCGGCCAGCAGTCGTCGCCCCCGGGTTTCGCCGGGCGGCACCTCTCCGGCGAGCAGGGCGTGAACGGCGCGGGAGCCGGGGGAGGGGAGGGTTCGCGCGCCTTCACGCTGCTGGCCTCGGGCGACGTCCTGCCGCACTCCTCGATCATCGACCGGGCCGCGGCCGACGCGGGCGGCAGGGGCTACGACTTCCGCCCGATGCTCAAGGGCGCCGCCCCGGCCGTCTCGGCGGCGGATCTGGCCATCTGTCACATGGAGACGGTGTACGGCCAGGACGGCGGCCCCTACACCGGCTATCCGTCCTTCAAATCGCCGCCCGAGGTGGCGACCGCTCTGCGCGCCACCGGCTTCGACTCCTGCTCGACCGCCTCCAACCACAGCCTGGACGACGGCGCCCAGGGGATCGGACGGACGCTCGACGCGCTGGACCGCGCGAAGGTCGCCCACGCCGGATCCGCACGCTCGGCCGAGGAGGCGTCCCGCCCCACCCTGCTCAGGGCGGGCAAGGGCAAGAACGCGGCGAAGGTCGCCCACCTCGCGTACACCTACGGCACCAACGACATCCCGCTGCCCGCCGGGCAGCCCTGGGCGGTCGACCTGATCGAGAAGGACCGGATCGTCGCGGACGCCCGGGCGGCCCGCAAGGCGGGTGCCGACGTGGTCGTCGTCTCCCTGCACTGGGGCACCGAATGGCAGGACGCCCCCGACGACGTCCAGCTCGGACTCGGCCGCGAACTCACGGCGTCCGGCACCGGGGAGCGCCCCGACATCGACCTGATCCTCGGCACGCACGCCCATGTCCCGCAGGCGTACGAGAAGGTCAACGGGACCTGGATCGTCTACGGCATGGGCGACCAGGTCGCCGGTGCCATGGTCAACCACGAAGGAGTCCAGGACCCGCGCGCCAACGAGAGCTCGATGGCCCGCTTCACCTTCGAGCCGCCCGCGAAAGCGGGGCAGCGATGGGCCGTCAGGAAGGCCGAATTCATCCCTCAGTGGTTCGACCCCGAGGCCGGGCGCGTGGTGGGCCTGGGCCCCGAGGCCGCCGACCCGGCGGGGGAGACCGGCGGCCGGCTGCGGGAGATCCGCGACCGGATCCAGGCCGTCGTCCTGAGTCGTGGCGCGGCCCAGGACGGTCTCGTGGCCGGCAGGTGA
- a CDS encoding sigma-70 family RNA polymerase sigma factor: MTTATTDERDLAQLQREHGPALFHFLLGLTFGDRQRAEDLLQETLVRAWQHPEAFDAPYDSMRPWLFTVARRLAIDARRSRQARPTEVGDAVLESAPAQDDTADSTVHALDVREAVSTLSPEHRAVLVQIYFRGLSVGETAQALGIPAGTVKSRSYYALRLLSRNLPGYSSRSSTLSSASRDTASATST, translated from the coding sequence ATGACCACTGCGACGACCGATGAGCGGGACCTCGCCCAGCTGCAGCGGGAACACGGACCGGCGCTGTTCCACTTCCTGCTGGGCCTGACGTTCGGCGACCGGCAGCGGGCGGAGGACCTGCTGCAGGAGACGCTGGTACGCGCCTGGCAGCACCCGGAGGCGTTCGACGCCCCCTACGACTCGATGCGCCCGTGGCTCTTCACCGTCGCGCGGCGGCTCGCCATCGACGCCCGCAGGTCCCGCCAGGCCCGTCCGACGGAGGTCGGCGACGCGGTCCTGGAGAGCGCCCCCGCCCAGGACGACACCGCGGACTCCACGGTCCACGCCCTCGATGTGCGCGAGGCCGTGAGCACGCTCAGCCCCGAGCACCGGGCCGTGCTGGTGCAGATCTACTTCCGGGGACTCAGCGTGGGCGAGACCGCGCAGGCCCTGGGGATACCCGCGGGCACCGTCAAGTCCCGCTCGTACTACGCGCTGCGGCTGCTCAGCCGCAATCTGCCCGGCTACTCCAGCAGGTCCTCCACGTTGAGCAGCGCGAGCAGGGACACCGCCTCCGCCACCTCCACGTAG
- a CDS encoding zf-HC2 domain-containing protein, with the protein MTADRGDGPHVRQLLGAYVLDALEADESREVARHLQRCAPCAAAYVEVAEAVSLLALLNVEDLLE; encoded by the coding sequence ATGACCGCCGACCGCGGTGACGGCCCGCATGTGCGGCAGCTGCTGGGCGCCTATGTGCTCGACGCCCTGGAAGCGGACGAGAGCCGAGAGGTCGCCCGGCATCTGCAGCGGTGCGCTCCATGCGCGGCGGCCTACGTGGAGGTGGCGGAGGCGGTGTCCCTGCTCGCGCTGCTCAACGTGGAGGACCTGCTGGAGTAG